A genomic segment from Saccharomyces eubayanus strain FM1318 chromosome IX, whole genome shotgun sequence encodes:
- the TIM44 gene encoding protein translocase subunit TIM44, which translates to MYRSTLTTLAAGCRPQDAGLLVTKALFSTSVTRAQGGNPRSPLQIFRDTFKKEWDKSQELQENIKTLQDASGKLGESEAYKKAREAYLRAQRGSTIVGKTLKKTGETVEHIATKAWDSELGKNTRKAASATAKKLDESFEPVRQTKIYKEVSEVIDDGESSRYGGFITKEQRRLKREKDLASGKRHRAVKSNDEAGTAVVATNIESKESFGKKVEDFKEKTAVGRSIQSLKNRLWDESENPLIVIMRKVTNKVGGFFAETESSRVYSQFKMMDPTFSNENFTKHLREYIVPEILEAYVKGDVKVLKKWFSEAPFNVYAAQQKIFKEQDVFADGRILDIRGVEIVSAKLLAPQDIPVLVVGCRAQEINLYRKRKTGEIAAGDEANILMSSYAMVFTRDPEQIDDDETEGWKILEFVRGGSRQFT; encoded by the coding sequence ATGTACAGATCGACTCTTACTACGCTCGCCGCCGGGTGCAGGCCCCAGGATGCAGGACTCCTCGTTACTAAAGCCCTGTTCTCCACCTCCGTCACTCGTGCCCAAGGTGGAAACCCTCGATCGCCACTGCAGATTTTCCGTGACACATTCAAAAAGGAGTGGGACAAGTCCCAGGAGCTGCAGGAGAACATCAAGACGTTACAGGATGCCTCAGGAAAGCTGGGAGAGTCCGAGGCTTACAAGAAGGCCAGAGAGGCCTACCTCAGGGCTCAGAGAGGGTCCACGATCGTGGGTAAGACGTTGAAGAAGACCGGTGAGACCGTCGAGCACATAGCCACTAAGGCCTGGGATTCCGAACTCGGTAAGAATACAAGAAAGGCCGCTTCTGCCACGGCGAAGAAGCTGGACGAGAGCTTTGAGCCCGTCAGACAGACCAAGATCTACAAGGAGGTCTCCGAGGTCATCGACGATGGCGAGAGCTCCCGGTACGGTGGGTTTATCACCAAAGAGCAAAGAAGGCTCAAGCGTGAGAAGGACCTGGCCTCTGGGAAAAGACACAGGGCGGTTAAGAGCAATGACGAGGCGGGCACGGCAGTGGTCGCCACAAACATCGAGTCCAAGGAGTCGTTCGGCAAGAAGGTCGAGGACTTTAAAGAGAAGACCGCTGTGGGCCGTTCCATTCAATCGTTAAAGAACAGATTGTGGGATGAAAGTGAAAACCCTCTGATCGTCATTATGAGGAAAGTGACCAACAAAGTGGGCGGGTTCTTCGCGGAAACGGAATCGTCCCGTGTGTACAGCCAGTTCAAGATGATGGACCCCACTTTTTCGAACGAAAATTTCACCAAGCACCTGAGAGAGTACATCGTCCCGGAGATCCTCGAAGCGTATGTGAAAGGCGACGTCAAAGTCCTAAAGAAATGGTTCAGTGAGGCCCCCTTCAACGTCTACGCCGCTCAACAgaagattttcaaagagcAGGACGTCTTTGCCGACGGCCGTATCCTGGACATCAGGGGCGTTGAGATCGTCAGCGCAAAGCTGTTGGCCCCTCAAGACATCCCAGTCTTGGTGGTCGGGTGCAGAGCGCAAGAAATTAACCTTTacagaaagagaaagaccGGCGAGATCGCCGCCGGTGACGAAGCCAACATCCTGATGAGCTCGTATGCCATGGTCTTCACCAGAGATCCAGAGCAAatcgatgatgacgaaacAGAGGGCTGGAAGATCTTGGAGTTTGTTCGCGGGGGTTCTAGGCAATTTACCTGA
- the ATG45 gene encoding Atg45p has product MSSFLLIIPEDVIKEYSKGDKLVVTGEFDNWGHSEYVLQYDSSAQNYTVQIPRRKDQRSTMFKVVINDKKWVTLNYFDTVTDRSGHTNNVLHFKDNEASQLMDVPLSPHARASTAKGKPEDDSLNDYVNLSSHSDLSSTEEIVYWNSDMEDENLDATIQCDFHEAFNSRKESLNGLMCIAKKVKTYWNK; this is encoded by the coding sequence ATGTCCAGTTTTTTACTTATCATCCCCGAAGACGTAATCAAAGAGTACTCCAAAGGAGATAAGCTGGTCGTTACAGGGGAGTTCGATAACTGGGGACACTCAGAGTATGTTTTGCAGTACGACAGCAGCGCACAGAACTACACGGTCCAAATACCCAGACGTAAGGACCAACGCAGCACGATGTTCAAAGTGGTGATAAATGATAAGAAGTGGGTCACCCTCAACTACTTCGACACCGTGACGGATAGGTCAGGGCACACCAACAATGTGCTGCATTTCAAAGACAACGAGGCAAGCCAGCTCATGGACGTGCCTCTGTCACCACATGCACGGGCCAGCACTGCCAAGGGGAAGCCAGAGGACGACTCGTTGAACGACTACGTCAACTTGTCGTCGCATAGCGACCTAAGCAGCACGGAGGAGATCGTGTACTGGAACTCTGATATGGAGGACGAGAACCTGGACGCCACCATCCAGTGTGACTTCCACGAAGCGTTCAACAGCAGGAAGGAGTCTCTGAACGGGCTAATGTGTATTGCCAAGAAGGTCAAGACCTACTGGAACAAATAG
- the SSM4 gene encoding E3 ubiquitin-protein ligase SSM4 yields the protein MDGDSDIDVSGLRDGLHKVANEETDTTAANDDVPYGATCRICRGDATDDNPLFHPCKCKGSIKYMHESCLLEWVASKNIDISKPGADVKCDICHYPIQFKTIYAENMPEKIPFSLLLSKSIFTFFEKSRLAITIGLAAVLYIIGVPLVWNMFGKLYTMMLDGSSPYPGDLMKSLIYGYDRSATPDLTTRAIFYQLLQNHSFTSLQFIMIVILHIALYFQYDMIVREDVFSKMVFHKIGPRFSPKDLKSRLKERFPMMDDRMVEYLAREMRAHDENRQDQGHDRLDMPAAGADNNNNINRPEGVDRPLQDIREHRYFENLRHVDELDNDVNSNDDSDNSLPLDDDSSSNIAEPLSDHNQNDDEGDDNEEEEHQQQPEEEIDYRDHVDPNPMDMWANHRAQNEFDDIVAAQQNAINRPNAPVFIPPPAQNRAGNVDQDEQDFGAAIGVPPAQANADEQGQGPLVINLKLKLFNVIAYFVIAVVFTALYLAISYLVPTLIGFGLLKVYFGVIQITLRGLSNLYYLSKINIAYNGLIKLVPQLDTTMNWISNHMIHNIINLYNGYTKNTMKHSIFIRALPALTTYLTSISIVSASSNLVSRGYGRENGMSNSTRRLIFQILFALKCTFKVFTLFFIELAGFPILAGIMLDFSLFCPILASNNQMLWVPSICTIWPPFSLFVYWTIGTLYMYWFAKYIGMIRKDIIRPGVLFFIRSPEDPNIKILHDSLIHPMGIQLSRLCLSMFIYAIFIVLGFGFHTRFLFPFVIKSTLLSVPEAYKPTSIVSWKFATILLTLYFTKRILESSSYVKPLLERYWKTIFRLCSRKLRLSSFILGKDTPTERGHIVYRNMFYKYIAAKTAEWSNQELFTKPKTLEQAEELFGQIRDIHAYFIPDGVLMRVPSSDIVSRNYVQTMFVPVTKSDKLLKPLNLERIKERNKRAAGEFGYLDEQNTEYDQYYIVYVPPNFRLRYMTLLGLVWLFASILMIGVTFASQALINIACSFGILPVIKLVLGGNNRFYVVWKELSDITYSHLNIYYVCIGSICISKISKDILHFTEGQNTLDEHNVDENAPEEVEHDIPERDANNAPVDNFNNAEEGQGILMTIINSVFDSMLVKYNLMVAIAIVIAFIRTITSWIVLTDGILACYNYITIRALGNSSYTIGNSKWFKYDENVLFVVWIILSMVNFGAGFKSLKLFFRNRNTSKSNLLKTMALELFRQGILHMAIYILPIITLSFLFLHDVPAKQIIDVRQESRSFALSLNESFPTWTKIQHIYFGLLVSLESFTFLFKATVLFIKWFKSTVQNVKDEVYTKGRALENLPEEN from the coding sequence ATGGATGGTGACTCTGACATTGATGTCTCTGGGTTAAGAGATGGACTGCATAAGGTGGCAAACGAAGAAACAGATACCACCGCCGCCAACGATGATGTGCCATATGGCGCTACTTGCCGTATATGTCGTGGAGACGCTACCGACGATAACCCTCTTTTTCACCCTTGCAAATGCAAGGGCTCCATTAAATACATGCATGAGTCCTGTTTGCTGGAATGGGTAGCTTCGAAAAATATAGACATTTCCAAACCTGGCGCGGATGTGAAATGTGACATTTGTCACTATCCCATTCAATTCAAAACAATCTATGCAGAGAACATGCCCGAGAAGATACCCTTTTCCTTACTATTATCCAAGAGTattttcacattttttgagaaatcTCGTTTGGCTATAACTATTGGGCTGGCTGCTGTATTATACATAATTGGTGTTCCTTTGGTATGGAACATGTTTGGTAAATTATACACTATGATGCTAGACGGATCTTCGCCTTACCCTGGTGACTTAATGAAGAGTTTAATATACGGTTACGATCGCTCAGCGACTCCAGATTTGACCACAAGGGCGATTTTTTACCAACTTTTGCAAAACCATTCATTTACATCTTTACAATTTATTATGATTGTGATATTACATATAGCGTTGTACTTCCAGTATGACATGATAGTAAGGGAAGACGTTTTCAGCAAGATGGTTTTCCACAAGATCGGTCCAAGGTTTTCTCCAAAGGACTTGAAATCCCGATTAAAGGAGAGATTCCCAATGATGGATGATAGAATGGTAGAATATTTGGCAAGAGAAATGAGGGCCCATGATGAAAATCGCCAAGACCAAGGCCATGATAGACTGGACATGCCAGCTGCTGGTGCtgataacaacaacaacatcaaccGTCCCGAAGGTGTTGATAGACCACTGCAGGATATTCGTGAACACCGTTATTTCGAGAATCTCCGTCATGTTGATGAACTAGATAATGATGTGAACAGTAACGACGATTCGGATAATAGTCTGCCACTAGATGATGACTCATCCAGCAATATAGCCGAGCCCCTAAGTGACCATAATCAGAACGACGACGAGGGcgatgataatgaagaagaagagcacCAACAACAGCCGGAGGAAGAAATAGATTATCGTGACCATGTAGATCCGAATCCAATGGACATGTGGGCCAACCACCGTGCCCAGAATGAATTTGATGACATAGTAGCTGCTCAACAAAACGCCATAAATAGGCCGAACGCTCCAGTCTTCATTCCACCTCCAGCCCAAAATAGAGCCGGCAATGTCGACCAAGATGAACAAGATTTCGGCGCAGCTATTGGTGTACCGCCGGCACAAGCTAATGCAGATGAGCAAGGTCAAGGCCCCTTGGTGATAAAtctgaaattgaaactgTTCAATGTCATTGCTTATTTTGTGATTGCTGTAGTTTTCACTGCTTTATATCTAGCCATTTCTTATTTGGTCCCAACATTAATTGGATTTGGCTTGTTAAAAGTTTATTTTGGTGTCATTCAGATCACTTTGCGTGGCTTATCCAATCTTTATTACCTCTCAAAAATTAACATAGCCTACAATGGGTTGATTAAGCTAGTTCCTCAACTGGATACCACAATGAACTGGATTTCGAACCACATGATTCACAATATCATCAACCTCTACAATGGTTACACTAAAAACACCATGAAACATTCAATTTTCATCCGTGCTTTACCCGCTTTAACAACATATTTAACATCGATTAGTATTGTTTCTGCTTCGTCTAATCTAGTGTCTAGGGGCTATGGTCGTGAAAATGGGATGAGTAATTCGACCAGGAGActaattttccaaattttgttTGCGCTCAAGTGCActtttaaagtttttacattatttttcattgaattggCCGGATTCCCCATTTTAGCAGGTATCATGTTGGATTTCTCACTATTCTGCCCGATTTTGGCATCAAATAATCAAATGCTTTGGGTTCCTTCAATATGCACTATATGGCCTccattttctctctttgtGTATTGGACAATTGGTACCCTCTACATGTATTGGTTTGCAAAGTATATCGGAATGATTAGAAAAGATATAATAAGACCAGGTGTTCTGTTTTTCATCAGATCCCCCGAAGAcccaaatatcaaaattttacaCGATAGCCTAATCCACCCAATGGGTATTCAATTATCAAGATTATGCTTATCCATGTTCATATACGCTATATTCATTGTCCTTGGGTTCGGTTTCCATACCAGATTTCTCTTCCCATTTGTTATCAAGTCTACCTTATTGTCGGTCCCTGAAGCTTATAAACCAACATCTATTGTTTCGTGGAAGTTTGCTACAATTTTATTAACACtatattttacaaaaagaattttaGAATCTAGTTCCTACGTCAAGCCTCTATTGGAAAGGTACTGGAAGACAATTTTTAGATTGTGTTCGAGAAAATTGCGTTTATCATCATTCATCTTAGGTAAAGATACCCCAACCGAAAGAGGTCATATTGTTTACCGTAATATGTTCTACAAATATATTGCTGCCAAAACTGCAGAATGGTCAAATCAAGAACTTTTCACTAAACCAAAGACTTTGGAACAAGCAGAAGAACTTTTCGGACAAATTCGCGACATTCATGCTTATTTTATCCCGGATGGTGTTTTAATGCGTGTTCCTTCTTCTGATATTGTATCCAGAAACTACGTGCAAACGATGTTTGTTCCTGTCACCAAAAGTGataaattattgaaaccattgaatttggaaaggataaaagaaagaaacaaacGTGCTGCGGGTGAGTTCGGTTATCTGGATGAACAAAACACAGAATACGACCAGTATTATATCGTTTATGTTCCTCCTAATTTCCGTTTAAGGTACATGACTCTACTTGGTTTGGTGTGGTTATTTGCGTCGATTTTGATGATTGGTGTTACGTTTGCTAGTCAAGCATTAATAAACATTGCCTGTAGCTTTGGCATACTTCCAGTCATAAAACTGGTACTGGGTGGAAACAATAGATTTTATGTCGTGTGGAAGGAACTTTCCGACATTACTTATTCCCATCTGAACATTTATTATGTTTGTATTGGATCCATTTGTATATCTAAAATATCCAAGGATATTTTACATTTCACAGAAGGCCAAAACACTCTGGATGAACACAATGTCGATGAAAATGCACCAGAAGAGGTGGAACATGATATCCCTGAAAGAGACGCCAACAACGCTCCTGTTGATAATTTCAACAATGCGGAAGAGGGCCAGGGTATATTAATGACCATCATCAATAGTGTATTTGATAGTATGTTGGTAAAGTACAACCTGATGGTGGCTATTGCAATCGTGATTGCCTTTATCAGAACTATAACTTCATGGATTGTTCTAACCGACGGCATTCTAGCCTGTTACAACTATATCACTATCAGAGCGTTAGGGAATTCTTCATACACCATTGGTAATTCCAAATGGTTCAAGTACGATGAAAACGttttatttgttgtttggATTATTTTATCGATGGTCAATTTTGGAGCTGGGTTCAAATCACTAAAGCTATTCTTCAGAAACAGAAATACCAGCAAATCAaaccttttgaaaactatGGCATTAGAGCTCTTCAGACAAGGTATCCTACACATGGCAATTTACATATTGCCTATTATTACTCTTTCCTTCCTATTTCTTCACGATGTTCCTGCTAAGCAAATCATTGACGTCAGGCAGGAATCCAGAAGTTTTGCTCTATCGCTTAATGAATCTTTCCCCACATGGACCAAAATTCAGCACATCTACTTTGGATTATTGGTATCACTGGAGTCATTTACGTTCCTCTTCAAGGCAACGGTACTGTTTATCAAATGGTTCAAGAGTACTGTACAGAACGTCAAAGACGAAGTTTACACCAAAGGT
- the EMC5 gene encoding Emc5p, giving the protein MTLVSKLLYAVSTLVLLHSGFSSYEFHHLLKLKSLNNAQTVIHELPKDIKYETYAGLLLFVLAVFTSFKKLQYLPIESNDGMIISEGNYLKEIALNKATNVDNLIGSNPNGEIVFTPSFVDVHAKRKLSREWASNNEKKEK; this is encoded by the coding sequence ATGACGCTCGTCTCCAAATTACTTTATGCAGTTTCTACGTTAGTGCTATTACACTCTGGTTTCTCAAGTTatgaatttcatcatttatTAAAACTTAAATCGCTAAACAATGCACAAACCGTAATCCATGAATTGCCCAAGGATATAAAGTATGAGACGTATGCAGGATTACTATTATTTGTTCTTGCAGTATTTACGTCTTTCAAGAAACTACAATATTTGCCAATTGAGAGCAACGACGGGATGATAATATCTGAAGGGAACTATCTAAAGGAAATTGCATTGAATAAAGCCACCAACGTGGATAACTTGATCGGTAGCAATCCTAATGGTGAAATCGTTTTCACTCCAAGCTTTGTTGATGTCCACGCTAAGAGGAAACTTTCAAGAGAATGGGCTTCTAATaatgagaaaaaggaaaaatga
- the IRR1 gene encoding cohesin subunit IRR1, producing the protein MTAVRRSTRIRTKSQVTEEESSDDEQDASVQHIETDEATAAVQRDVEEEENSDSESSSEDDFEDQDDDDYVDAAAAKRKPRKRKPKSTSNTSSKRQKKKPSSSERSAASHAPSGHRSKKDQEQYLEVVRDFQPTELFEIISTSEDVSIEELLREWLETYTENRDRFLQEFINLLLNCCGSVARVEDHDVHSNESSNETVGEIQLLFQRQKLHEFYLLISKDNRKRKNFKMGPLYQNFVELMTKLLEVANDLQLLYVESDEDDTQIVTGNLVLDLLTWLSSFSVCKIRCFRYISTLTLFLFQDYLTEQAVNLEKNYLAKLTRQLSLEEKKKRPNKKTLEKLESTIAETQGSKVVIEGVIDNIVKLCFVHRYKDISDSIRSESMLHLSIWIKNYPEYFLKVTFLKYFGWLLSDNSVSVRLQVAKILPHLIIQNHNSKSSDNSAIRQVFERFKSKILEVAIHDVNLDVRIHSVQILTEASSLGYLDDFEILMISSLMFDEEFDPFKTSSFNKRSKFLSTVAKFLARVISEKHEEFTKTHEELPEEVDGLAVAPVVQVGIFIKILSNSLIYHLKDSAEVDSKTKIRMLTQAAEFLSPYISSHLKTICDLLISDTESNELIQTLQNSTDNNNDDDEEDGQELDITPLFPIDRNSTILYLNVFNGLCTGANNPKIQTKGNVREIVLPLFHNLLNTTSIESADILCPLLESFITFSLDDWISIGYETELKKITDKIIKVFMDSTIGDSKVDLKYDIFAKFIHHIHHFEKKELEEKLLNQISTLDVHLKKFLREKMDPNNSRDDYNDLTCSLYELYINKLTILGREYPIEVDEELLQLLLNNFVSRIPIMFQDFDDSTNQEINFKILVLLATWNLEKWRGIIENVKDHEASTPKNLKSIWKPIAAIIGRLNTLVISLAAIPENAENISNLLYLKWSACTSLVDIIVAVKVFELKLPTDATSWKYSMSEQFPYYLHDSASKVLLQVFLYLESLFAKQLDVQLDRVADEDANLNDLPETGFFNDIETQFLLFTVKLMGLMKLNILDGQLASRMALNKEKLGSLFNKILDDTMTEGSEPNKKNIQKTKPIQMQRGREISPQSNNEREPNHANIEENNSDIPMTDDLEPIEESSQGNQELAPIEEHPTMVDSIDDSDAITQD; encoded by the coding sequence ATGACTGCTGTGCGTCGTTCGACTAGAATTAGAACCAAATCTCAGGTTACAGAGGAGGAAAGCTCCGATGACGAGCAAGACGCAAGTGTGCAACATATAGAAACTGATGAGGCCACTGCCGCTGTGCAGCgtgatgttgaagaagaagagaacaGTGATAGCGAGAGCAGTAGTGAGGACGACTTTGAAGATCAGGACGATGATGACTACGTAGATGCTGCTGCCGCAAAGAGAAAACctagaaagagaaaaccCAAGTCAACATCAAATACCAGTAGTAAAAgacagaaaaagaaaccgaGTTCCAGTGAGAGATCTGCTGCATCTCACGCCCCAAGTGGCCACCGCTCCAAAAAAGACCAGGAGCAGTACCTGGAAGTTGTCAGAGATTTCCAGCCTACAGAGCTGTTTGAGATCATATCTACTTCAGAAGACGTTTCCATCGAAGAACTACTACGAGAATGGCTAGAGACTTACACTGAAAATAGAGATCGGTTTTTGCAGGAGTTCATCAATCTTCTGCTAAACTGTTGTGGCTCTGTTGCCCGTGTAGAGGACCATGATGTTCATAGTAACGAATCTTCTAACGAAACCGTAGGTGAAATTCAATTGCTTTTCCAAAGACAAAAACTACACGAGTTTTATCTTCTGATAAGTAAGGACAACAGAAAACggaaaaatttcaaaatgggACCTCTCTATCAAAATTTTGTGGAGCTGATGACTAAATTACTCGAAGTTGCAAATGACCTACAGCTGCTCTACGTTGAGTCGGATGAAGACGACACTCAAATAGTCACGGGCAACCTGGTCCTGGATTTACTGACTTGGCTGTCCTCATTCTCTGTCTGTAAGATCAGATGCTTTAGATACATTTCAACACTaacattatttcttttccaagactACTTGACTGAACAAGCTGTAAACTTGGAGAAGAATTACTTAGCCAAATTGACTAGACAGTTGTcactagaagaaaagaaaaaaaggccCAATAAGAAAACTTTAGAAAAGCTCGAAAGCACCATTGCTGAAACTCAAGGTAGTAAAGTTGTCATTGAAGGTGTTATTGATAATATTGTGAAGTTGTGTTTCGTGCACAGGTACAAGGACATATCCGATTCAATTCGTTCTGAGTCCATGTTGCACTTATCGATCTGGATTAAAAACTATCCAGAATATTTCCTCAAGGtcacatttttgaaatattttggcTGGCTACTCAGCGATAATTCCGTCTCTGTCAGGTTACAAGTTGCCAAGATTCTTCCACATTTGATCATCCAAAATCATAACAGCAAATCCAGTGATAATTCCGCGATCCGCCAAGTCTTTGAAAGGTTTAAATCTAAGATCCTGGAGGTCGCCATCCATGACGTCAATCTTGATGTCAGAATTCATAGTGTTCAAATTCTAACTGAAGCGTCATCACTGGGCTATTTGGATGATTTTGAGATTCTAATGATTTCTAGCTTAAtgtttgatgaagaattcgACCCCTTCAAAACATCCTCATTCAATAAAAGGTCCAAATTTTTATCTACTGTAGCCAAGTTCTTAGCAAGAGTAATAAGCGAAAAACATGAGGAATTCACCAAGACCCATGAAGAGTTGCCTGAAGAAGTCGATGGATTAGCTGTTGCTCCAGTCGTGCAAGTTGGGATCTTTATCAAGATCTTGAGCAACTCCTTGATTTATCATTTAAAAGATTCGGCGGAAGttgattcaaaaactaAGATTCGTATGCTAACGCAGGCCGCCGAGTTTTTATCTCCATACATTTCATCACACTTGAAAACTATCTGTGATCTTTTGATCTCGGATACTGAATCGAACGAATTGATCCAGACACTACAAAACTCGACTGACAATAAcaacgatgacgacgagGAAGATGGTCAAGAACTAGACATCACTCCGCTGTTTCCCATTGACAGAAACAGCACTATATTATATCTTAACGTATTCAATGGGTTGTGTACGGGTGCGAATAACCCAAAGATTCAAACCAAAGGCAATGTTCGGGAAATAGTGTTACCTTTATTCCATAACTTATTGAACACAACATCAATTGAATCCGCTGATATCCTATGCCCGCTTCTGGAGAGTTTTattacattttctttggatgaTTGGATATCCATTGGCTATGAAAcagaattgaaaaaaattaccgacaaaatcatcaaagtATTTATGGATTCAACAATTGGCGACTCAAAAGTCGATTTGAAATATGACATTTTTGCTAAATTTATTCATCACATCCAtcattttgagaaaaaggaactagaagaaaaactatTGAATCAAATAAGCACACTGGATGTtcatttaaagaaattcttaCGGGAAAAGATGGATCCCAACAATTCTAGAGATGATTATAATGATTTGACCTGTTCTTTATACGAACTCTACATCAATAAATTGACCATCCTTGGGAGGGAGTATCCAATTGAAGTTGATGAAGAGTTATTACAACTATTGCTGAACAATTTTGTCTCACGTATCCCTATAATGTTCCAAGATTTCGATGACAGCACCAACCAAGAAAtaaacttcaaaatattagTGCTGTTAGCTACATGGAATTTAGAAAAATGGAGGGGCATAATAGAAAATGTAAAGGATCACGAGGCTTCGACTCCAAAAAACCTCAAATCAATTTGGAAACCTATAGCTGCTATAATAGGTCGTTTAAATACACTAGTTATTTCCTTGGCGGCTATACCCGAAAATGCTGAAAATATAAGCAACTTACTTTATCTAAAATGGTCAGCTTGCACCTCGTTAGTGGACATCATCGTTGCTGTGAAAGTTTTCGAGTTAAAATTACCTACAGACGCTACATCATGGAAATATAGTATGAGTGAACAGTTCCCATATTACCTTCATGACAGTGCGTCAAAAGTCCTTTTGCAAGtgtttttatatttagaGAGTCTTTTCGCTAAACAGCTTGACGTCCAATTAGACAGAGTGGCCGATGAAGACGCCAATCTGAATGATTTGCCAGAAACCGGTTTTTTCAACGATATCGAAACCCAATTCCTTTTGTTCACGGTCAAACTGATGGGGCTGATGAAattaaatattttggaTGGACAACTTGCTTCTCGTATGGCATTgaataaggaaaaacttGGCTCACtattcaacaaaatattGGATGATACCATGACAGAAGGTTCGGAACCTAATAAGAAGAACATACAGAAGACGAAACCAATTCAAATGCAAAGGGGAAGGGAGATTTCTCCACAATCAAACAATGAAAGGGAACCGAATCATGCGAATATTGAAGAGAATAATTCAGATATTCCCATGACAGATGACCTAGAACCTATTGAAGAAAGTTCACAAGGCAATCAAGAATTAGCACCGATTGAGGAACATCCTACCATGGTAGATTCTATAGATGACAGCGATGCTATCACTCAAGATTGA
- the YKE4 gene encoding Zn(2+) transporter YKE4 — MKAFQVCSYLLGVAPAVLAHGLHHNHAHGQGAEHEFKQGSVILKQESVLYPLVQFLQDYVFALGPRYNALVAILIIQFMPCLFVLLVPGLRRTDPASLTLPLLVSFSLGSLLGDVFLHIIPESLIGGGADDGMMVGFAIFLGFICFLTLDKTLRILSGASNDDGGMHSHSHGHAHPHQDAEKKTGFNMSAYLNVISGIAHHITDGIALASSFYSSAQVGIITSIAITFHEIPHELGDFAVLLSSGFTFPQAIRAQMITASGAVVGTAIGCLINEIGGSSHAPTSSSSGVSELMLPFTAGGLIYIATTNVVPQILQSSTHNSKCQEFKRWVLQLGSVFVGFAVMALMDDH; from the coding sequence ATGAAGGCGTTCCAGGTTTGCTCTTATCTGCTGGGCGTGGCCCCTGCAGTACTGGCCCACGGGCTTCACCATAACCATGCTCATGGCCAGGGCGCAGAGCACGAGTTCAAGCAGGGCTCTGTAATCTTGAAGCAAGAATCCGTCCTTTACCCGCTGGTGCAGTTCCTACAGGACTACGTGTTCGCCCTGGGCCCCCGCTACAATGCCCTCGTGGCCATCCTGATCATACAGTTTATGCCGTGTCTCTTTGTGCTGCTGGTCCCCGGACTGCGCAGAACCGATCCTGCCAGCTTGACACTGCCCTTGCTGGTTTCGTTTTCACTGGGGTCACTGCTGGGTGACGTTTTCTTGCACATCATACCGGAAAGCCTTATCGGCGGTGGTGCAGACGATGGCATGATGGTCGGGTTTGCTATCTTCCTGGGGTTTATCTGCTTCTTGACCCTGGACAAAACGCTGCGGATCCTATCCGGTGCCTCCAACGACGACGGTGGCATGCACTCCCACTCACACGGCCATGCCCACCCACACCAAGACGCAGAGAAGAAGACTGGCTTCAACATGTCTGCGTACTTGAACGTCATATCCGGTATAGCCCACCACATCACCGATGGCATAGCGTTGGCGTCGTCGTTCTACAGCTCTGCGCAGGTGGGCATAATCACCAGCATAGCCATTACTTTCCACGAAATCCCTCACGAGCTGGGCGACTTTGCTGTCTTGCTCTCCAGCGGGTTCACGTTCCCACAGGCCATACGAGCCCAAATGATAACGGCGTCCGGTGCCGTTGTTGGCACCGCCATTGGTTGTCTGATCAACGAGATCGGGGGCTCCAGCCATGCACCAACATCGTCGTCCAGTGGTGTTTCCGAGCTCATGCTGCCGTTCACTGCAGGTGGCCTCATTTACATCGCTACGACCAACGTGGTGCCTCAGATCCTGCAAAGCTCCACCCATAATAGCAAGTGCCAAGAGTTCAAGCGGTGGGTCTTACAACTGGGCTCGGTTTTTGTGGGGTTTGCCGTCATGGCACTCATGGACGACCACTGA